In Streptomyces sp. NBC_00704, a genomic segment contains:
- a CDS encoding adenosine deaminase, whose amino-acid sequence MERVRDVSELPKAHLHLHFTGSMRPATVLELADKHGVRLPEALTEALTSGEPPKLRATDERGWFRFQRLYDAARSCLREPEDIQRLVREAAEEDLRDGSGWLEIQVDPTSYAPRLGGLIPALEIILDAVETTSRETGLGMRVLVAANRMKHPLDARTLARLAVRYADRGVIGFGLSNDERRGLARDFDRAFAIARDGGLLSAPHGGELTGPMSVRDCLDDLHADRLGHGVRAAEDPRLLKRLAERGVTCEVCPASNVALGVYEKPEDVPLRTLFDAGVPMALGADDPLLFGSRLAAQYDIAREHHAFTDEELAELARQSVRGSAAPEDVRQKLLAGVDDWLAAGLTADG is encoded by the coding sequence ATGGAGCGCGTACGTGATGTCTCTGAACTGCCGAAGGCCCATCTGCACCTGCACTTCACCGGCTCGATGCGGCCCGCCACCGTGCTGGAACTGGCCGACAAGCACGGCGTGCGCCTGCCGGAGGCGCTGACCGAGGCGCTGACGAGCGGGGAGCCGCCGAAGCTGCGCGCCACCGACGAGCGCGGCTGGTTCCGCTTCCAGCGCCTGTACGACGCCGCCCGTTCCTGTCTGCGCGAGCCCGAGGACATACAGCGTCTGGTGCGCGAGGCCGCGGAGGAGGACCTCAGGGACGGCTCGGGCTGGCTGGAGATCCAGGTCGACCCGACGTCGTACGCGCCCCGGCTGGGCGGGCTGATCCCGGCGCTGGAGATCATCCTCGACGCGGTGGAGACGACCTCGCGCGAGACCGGGCTCGGGATGCGGGTGCTGGTCGCGGCGAACCGCATGAAGCACCCGCTGGACGCCCGCACCCTGGCCCGGCTGGCGGTGCGCTACGCCGACCGCGGGGTGATCGGCTTCGGGCTGTCGAACGACGAACGCCGGGGCCTGGCACGGGACTTCGACCGGGCCTTCGCGATCGCCCGCGACGGCGGGCTGCTGTCCGCCCCGCACGGCGGCGAGCTGACCGGGCCGATGTCCGTCCGCGACTGTCTCGACGACCTGCACGCCGACCGCCTGGGACACGGGGTGCGCGCGGCCGAGGACCCCCGGCTGCTGAAGCGGCTGGCCGAACGGGGCGTGACCTGCGAGGTCTGCCCCGCGTCGAACGTGGCCCTCGGGGTGTACGAGAAGCCCGAGGACGTACCGCTGCGCACCCTGTTCGACGCCGGGGTCCCGATGGCCCTCGGCGCCGACGACCCCCTGCTGTTCGGTTCGCGGCTCGCGGCCCAGTACGACATCGCCCGTGAGCACCACGCCTTCACGGACGAGGAGCTGGCCGAACTGGCCCGCCAGTCGGTACGGGGTTCGGCGGCCCCGGAGGACGTCCGGCAGAAGCTCCTGGCAGGTGTCGACGACTGGCTGGCGGCTGGACTGACGGCTGACGGCTGA
- a CDS encoding UDP-N-acetylmuramate dehydrogenase, which produces MQELRDAPLAPLTTFRLGGPAARLVTATTDAEVIAAVREADADGTPLLIVGGGSNLVIGDKGFPGTVLRIATRGYELVGTRLELAAGEVWTDAVARTVEAGLAGVECLAGIPGSAGATPIQNVGAYGQEVSSTITEVVAYDRRAGETVALAGEECAFSYRHSRFKSDPERYVVLRVRFELEDAGGLSAPLKYAETARALGVEPGGRVPLADARETVLKLRAGKGMVLDAEDHDTWSAGSFFTNPILADADFAAFHARVRERLGEAVEPPAYPAGPGHTKTSAAWLIDKAGFTKGYGDGPARISTKHTLALTNRGTATADDLLELAREVVAGVREAFGVTLVNEPVMVGVEL; this is translated from the coding sequence GTGCAGGAACTCCGTGACGCCCCCCTCGCCCCGCTGACCACCTTCCGGCTGGGCGGTCCCGCCGCCAGGCTGGTGACCGCGACGACCGACGCCGAGGTGATCGCCGCCGTGCGCGAGGCCGACGCCGACGGCACCCCGCTGCTGATCGTCGGCGGCGGATCCAACCTCGTCATCGGCGACAAGGGCTTCCCGGGCACCGTGCTGCGCATCGCCACGCGCGGGTACGAGCTCGTCGGGACGCGGCTCGAACTGGCCGCCGGGGAGGTGTGGACCGACGCCGTCGCCCGCACCGTGGAGGCCGGGCTCGCCGGCGTCGAGTGCCTGGCCGGCATCCCCGGTTCGGCGGGAGCCACCCCGATCCAGAACGTCGGGGCGTACGGCCAGGAAGTCTCCTCGACGATCACCGAAGTCGTCGCCTACGACCGCCGTGCGGGCGAGACGGTCGCGCTCGCCGGTGAGGAGTGCGCCTTCTCCTACCGGCACAGCCGCTTCAAGTCCGACCCCGAGCGGTACGTCGTGCTGCGCGTCCGGTTCGAGCTGGAGGACGCGGGCGGGCTGTCGGCGCCCCTGAAGTACGCCGAGACGGCACGGGCGCTGGGCGTCGAGCCCGGGGGCCGCGTTCCGCTGGCCGACGCCCGCGAGACCGTGCTGAAGCTGCGCGCCGGGAAGGGCATGGTCCTGGACGCGGAGGACCACGACACCTGGTCGGCCGGTTCGTTCTTCACCAACCCGATCCTCGCCGACGCCGACTTCGCCGCGTTCCACGCGCGCGTGCGGGAGCGGCTCGGCGAGGCCGTGGAACCGCCCGCCTACCCGGCCGGACCGGGACACACCAAGACGTCCGCGGCCTGGCTGATCGACAAGGCGGGCTTCACCAAGGGGTACGGCGACGGGCCCGCCCGCATCTCCACCAAGCACACCCTCGCCCTCACCAACCGGGGCACGGCCACCGCGGACGACCTGCTGGAACTGGCCCGCGAGGTGGTCGCCGGGGTGCGTGAGGCCTTCGGCGTCACACTGGTCAACGAGCCGGTGATGGTGGGCGTCGAGCTGTAG
- a CDS encoding MaoC family dehydratase: MTAKIAYDDVEVGTELPARSFPVNRATLVQYAGASGDFNPIHWNEKFAKEVGLPDVIAHGMFTMAEAIRVVTDWTGDPGALVDYGVRFTKPVVVPNDDQGAVIEVSGKVAAKLDDHTVRVDLTVTSGGLKVLGMSRAVVRLA, from the coding sequence ATGACGGCGAAGATCGCTTACGACGACGTCGAGGTCGGCACCGAGCTGCCCGCCCGATCCTTCCCTGTGAACCGCGCCACGCTCGTGCAGTACGCGGGGGCCTCCGGGGACTTCAACCCGATCCACTGGAACGAGAAGTTCGCCAAGGAGGTGGGCCTGCCGGACGTCATCGCGCACGGCATGTTCACCATGGCCGAGGCGATCCGCGTCGTCACCGACTGGACCGGCGACCCGGGCGCGCTCGTGGACTACGGCGTCCGCTTCACCAAGCCCGTCGTCGTCCCGAACGACGACCAGGGCGCGGTCATCGAGGTGAGCGGCAAGGTCGCCGCCAAGCTCGACGACCACACCGTGCGGGTCGACCTGACGGTGACCAGCGGCGGCCTCAAGGTCCTCGGGATGTCCCGCGCCGTCGTACGACTGGCCTGA
- a CDS encoding TetR/AcrR family transcriptional regulator, whose translation MERRPARVRILDAAHELMLTVGLARATTKEIAKAADCSEAALYKYFASKEELFTRVLAERLPRLNPLLSSLIDEPGRGTLEGNLTEIARQAALFYEESFPIAASLYAETQLKRRHDEALRKLGAGPHVPIEQLAAYLRAEQTAGRVREDADTFAAASLLLGACAQRAFAYDVTGERPEAEGFAARLARTLLAAVAA comes from the coding sequence ATGGAGCGACGACCGGCTCGCGTCCGCATCCTCGACGCCGCGCACGAGCTGATGCTCACCGTCGGGCTGGCCCGCGCCACCACCAAGGAGATCGCCAAGGCGGCCGACTGCTCCGAGGCCGCGCTCTACAAGTACTTCGCGAGCAAGGAGGAGCTGTTCACCCGGGTCCTCGCGGAACGGCTGCCCCGACTGAACCCGCTGCTCAGCAGCCTGATCGACGAGCCGGGACGCGGCACGCTGGAAGGCAACCTCACCGAGATCGCCCGTCAGGCCGCCCTGTTCTACGAGGAGAGCTTCCCGATCGCGGCGTCCCTGTACGCCGAGACGCAGCTCAAGCGACGGCACGACGAGGCCCTGCGGAAGCTGGGCGCGGGGCCGCACGTGCCGATCGAGCAGCTCGCAGCCTACCTGCGCGCCGAACAGACGGCGGGCCGGGTACGGGAGGACGCGGACACGTTCGCCGCGGCCTCGCTGCTGCTGGGCGCCTGCGCGCAGCGCGCGTTCGCCTACGACGTGACGGGGGAGCGCCCGGAAGCGGAGGGCTTCGCCGCCCGCCTCGCGCGCACCCTCCTGGCCGCCGTCGCCGCCTGA
- a CDS encoding NAD(P)-dependent oxidoreductase codes for MRFTVFGATGGIGREVVRQALDAGHEVTAVVRDPAGLGVTGERLEVVRADLTAAGPLRAAVTGRDAVLSGLGARRRKDAGVAARLTRTVLTALEAEGVRRLLVVSAAPVGPPAEGDGALDRTMRSLVSAALKDVYADLREMEAELARSATDWTAVRPPRLQNKPLTCSYRTSVGGFPPRGRFIGRADVAHAMLTMVTDAGTVKQGVGVAY; via the coding sequence ATGAGGTTCACCGTCTTCGGCGCTACCGGGGGCATCGGCCGGGAGGTCGTCCGCCAGGCCCTGGACGCGGGCCACGAGGTCACCGCCGTGGTGCGGGATCCCGCGGGACTGGGCGTCACCGGCGAACGGCTGGAGGTGGTCCGCGCCGACCTGACCGCCGCGGGCCCGCTGCGCGCCGCGGTGACCGGCCGCGACGCGGTCCTGTCCGGCCTCGGCGCACGCCGGCGCAAGGACGCCGGCGTCGCCGCACGGCTCACCCGCACCGTGCTGACGGCCCTGGAGGCGGAGGGCGTGCGCCGGCTGCTCGTGGTGAGCGCCGCCCCGGTCGGCCCGCCCGCCGAGGGCGACGGCGCCCTGGACCGCACGATGCGCTCGCTCGTCTCGGCGGCCCTGAAGGACGTGTACGCCGACCTGCGGGAGATGGAGGCCGAGCTGGCGCGCAGCGCCACGGACTGGACGGCCGTGCGCCCGCCGCGGCTTCAGAACAAGCCGCTCACCTGCTCCTATCGGACGTCCGTGGGCGGCTTCCCGCCCAGGGGCCGCTTCATCGGCCGCGCCGACGTGGCCCACGCGATGCTGACCATGGTGACGGACGCGGGAACCGTGAAGCAGGGCGTGGGGGTGGCCTATTAG